From a single Paenibacillus sp. FSL W8-0426 genomic region:
- a CDS encoding methyl-accepting chemotaxis protein has translation MFRKSDSEPSSSGRFAWLNRLKLTTTFILMVSFNVIALFVVFLVGMDGMKGAQDGQETLYKDRFQHQAIILGIKADFYNMRANYTKVLDKSEYTDKQYQQVQKGKGLVSEGLNSYSSQHLNEQEQGMYGDLKQKLDTYYADIEKIMEAKKNTSTYDQEERNRINSNSTAIVESLTALAEYNEAQSAALFEQTETNIQNHASILGFLQIILLVLMVGGTWITVRNLHRRMKGITQYCQEITAGRMYATLNPELLQGKNEISVIARSIDQMTASTVNIITGVAEESRSIHAMSENTNASMQELNKSVLDVSATVEQLSATMQETSAYTETMNSSADNIRESAHFIGSKAQESVVQAEESIEQAHQLVARAEESGKAAEQVYQQTETRLSNALVRAQAVDQISLLSQSILNISAQTNLLALNASIEAARAGDAGRGFAVVADEIRKLADGSRQAADQIQQVTVEVVDSVTNLSSHVRELLAWVSQQVNENAMLLQETAEQYAQHANQNKNASASLFHIIQETNESIETMVRSIQEIAAASEQSAVSTQHIAEQMVSATEQSGDVSDQSEQVKASVIRMGELISRFKLQA, from the coding sequence ATGTTTCGCAAATCCGATTCGGAACCATCTTCTTCAGGCAGGTTCGCTTGGCTAAACCGCCTGAAGCTGACGACAACCTTCATTTTGATGGTCAGTTTCAACGTGATCGCCTTGTTCGTCGTATTTCTCGTCGGCATGGACGGCATGAAAGGCGCGCAAGACGGTCAGGAAACGTTATACAAGGACCGGTTCCAGCATCAAGCCATCATTCTCGGCATCAAAGCCGACTTCTACAACATGCGTGCCAACTATACCAAGGTGCTTGATAAATCGGAATACACGGACAAGCAATATCAACAGGTTCAAAAAGGAAAAGGGCTCGTGTCCGAAGGCTTGAACAGCTATTCCTCACAACATCTTAACGAGCAAGAACAGGGCATGTACGGCGACTTGAAGCAAAAGCTGGATACATACTATGCAGATATCGAAAAGATTATGGAGGCCAAGAAAAATACCAGCACCTACGACCAGGAGGAACGCAATCGCATCAACTCGAACAGCACCGCGATCGTTGAATCGTTAACCGCTCTGGCCGAGTACAATGAAGCACAATCGGCCGCCCTGTTCGAACAAACCGAAACCAACATACAAAACCATGCCAGCATACTCGGCTTCCTTCAAATCATTCTTCTGGTTCTTATGGTCGGCGGGACCTGGATCACCGTTCGCAACCTTCACCGCCGAATGAAAGGCATCACCCAGTATTGCCAGGAAATCACGGCAGGGCGCATGTATGCGACATTGAATCCCGAGCTATTACAGGGGAAAAACGAGATCAGCGTCATCGCCCGCTCCATTGACCAAATGACGGCAAGCACGGTGAATATCATTACGGGCGTAGCGGAAGAATCCCGCTCCATTCATGCGATGAGCGAAAACACCAATGCCAGCATGCAGGAGCTGAACAAAAGCGTCCTGGACGTCTCCGCTACCGTAGAGCAGCTGTCAGCCACGATGCAGGAGACGTCCGCGTATACGGAAACGATGAACTCATCGGCGGATAACATCCGTGAATCGGCCCATTTCATCGGCAGCAAAGCCCAGGAGAGCGTGGTCCAAGCCGAAGAAAGCATTGAACAAGCTCATCAGTTGGTAGCCCGTGCAGAGGAATCCGGCAAGGCCGCGGAACAAGTGTATCAACAAACCGAGACCCGGTTGAGCAATGCTTTAGTGCGTGCGCAGGCGGTGGATCAAATCAGCCTGCTCTCCCAGTCCATCCTGAACATCTCGGCACAAACCAATTTGCTTGCCCTCAACGCTTCGATTGAAGCCGCACGAGCCGGAGACGCCGGCAGAGGTTTTGCGGTCGTGGCCGATGAGATCCGCAAGCTTGCGGACGGCTCCCGCCAGGCTGCCGATCAAATCCAGCAGGTGACCGTTGAGGTCGTCGATTCCGTTACCAACTTGTCCTCCCATGTTCGGGAACTGCTCGCCTGGGTGTCCCAACAAGTCAATGAAAATGCGATGCTGCTTCAAGAAACGGCAGAACAGTACGCACAGCATGCAAACCAGAACAAAAATGCATCGGCTAGTTTGTTCCACATCATACAGGAGACGAATGAATCCATTGAAACGATGGTTCGCTCCATTCAGGAAATTGCCGCAGCCAGCGAACAATCGGCCGTGTCCACGCAGCATATTGCCGAACAGATGGTATCGGCAACAGAACAATCCGGCGACGTATCCGACCAGTCCGAACAGGTCAAGGCCAGCGTCATCCGGATGGGCGAGCTGATCAGCCGCTTCAAATTGCAGGCATAG
- a CDS encoding PspA/IM30 family protein, with amino-acid sequence MGVWTRFRDVMKANVNHLLERADDPEKVVDACMRSMNSDLGQVKAETAGVLAEESRAKRAVDECAAEIRKLQRYAEKSVQDGDEDRARGFLEKKAKLAGKMGELQAAHERASAKAKMMKHMQDKLVSDLNRLESRHAELKGKMADARAQQQANERNAALRSADAAFKAMEEKANQALNEATALAELRAEAQGDDLDELIAQLEREMNAEPRGGNEALTTEEELRALQEQQRK; translated from the coding sequence ATGGGCGTGTGGACGAGATTCAGGGATGTCATGAAGGCAAATGTAAACCATCTGCTGGAACGGGCGGATGATCCGGAGAAGGTTGTGGATGCATGCATGCGAAGCATGAACAGCGATCTGGGCCAGGTTAAGGCAGAAACTGCAGGCGTATTGGCTGAAGAGAGCCGGGCGAAGCGGGCGGTGGATGAGTGCGCAGCAGAAATCCGGAAACTCCAGCGGTATGCCGAAAAATCGGTTCAGGACGGCGATGAGGACAGGGCAAGAGGATTTCTGGAGAAGAAAGCAAAGCTGGCGGGTAAAATGGGCGAGCTTCAGGCGGCCCATGAACGGGCGTCGGCCAAGGCGAAAATGATGAAACACATGCAGGATAAGCTGGTATCCGATCTGAATCGGCTTGAATCCAGGCATGCGGAGCTCAAGGGAAAAATGGCCGATGCCCGGGCGCAGCAGCAGGCAAATGAACGGAATGCCGCGCTGCGGAGTGCGGATGCTGCCTTTAAAGCGATGGAGGAGAAGGCAAATCAGGCGCTAAATGAAGCAACGGCGCTTGCCGAGTTGCGTGCAGAAGCACAAGGCGACGATTTGGATGAATTGATTGCGCAGCTGGAGCGCGAGATGAATGCTGAGCCACGCGGTGGAAACGAGGCACTCACAACCGAGGAGGAGCTCCGGGCCCTGCAAGAACAGCAAAGGAAGTAA
- a CDS encoding four-carbon acid sugar kinase family protein codes for MKLAIIADDLTGANDSGVQLARHGLKTSVLFDMDEDHITKYDAVVFDTDSRSIAAEKAYERVAGAAQLLKRSGYESIFKKMDSTMRGNIGIEIDAVYDVVKPDFMMIAPGYPKNNRTILNGTHYLNGIPLAETEIANDPKTPVTLSYLPDLLKQQTKYEIGEITVNDLAAGKDRIQEQLRGFKEQGIPYVLVDSTEESHLEQILSITSELDYTFAWAGSAGIANYLPDHYDLGANSSELTIPENGGPILTVVGSVNKNSRAQLKLLLEQTDVTSIPFHSFKAVGGAEDRTVEIDRVYEEVKAKALEGKDVVIYSTAEPVDIELARATGEANGLDHTEVSNEIVRAIGEVCAKLLEEGWFKGVSMTGGDTAKQICIKWNISGFELLDELEIGVPISKFIGIDNLHVITKAGGFGKPDVFIHAIQKLKGGVPA; via the coding sequence ATGAAATTAGCCATTATTGCTGACGATTTGACCGGTGCCAATGACAGCGGTGTACAGCTGGCCCGTCATGGTTTGAAAACAAGCGTATTATTTGACATGGACGAGGATCACATCACCAAGTACGATGCCGTCGTCTTTGATACCGACAGCCGTTCCATCGCGGCGGAGAAAGCTTATGAACGCGTCGCTGGCGCAGCCCAGCTGCTGAAGCGAAGCGGATATGAGTCCATTTTCAAAAAAATGGACTCGACCATGCGCGGAAATATCGGCATCGAGATCGATGCCGTCTACGACGTCGTGAAACCTGATTTCATGATGATCGCTCCGGGTTATCCCAAAAACAACCGCACGATCCTGAACGGCACACATTATTTGAACGGCATTCCGCTGGCGGAAACCGAAATTGCGAACGACCCGAAAACGCCGGTGACCCTCTCCTATCTTCCGGATCTGCTGAAACAGCAAACGAAGTATGAGATCGGTGAAATCACGGTCAACGACCTTGCGGCAGGAAAAGATCGCATTCAGGAGCAATTGCGAGGCTTCAAGGAGCAGGGCATTCCTTATGTGCTCGTAGATTCGACGGAAGAGAGCCATTTGGAACAAATTCTGAGCATTACCAGCGAGCTGGACTACACGTTTGCTTGGGCAGGATCGGCAGGGATTGCCAATTACCTTCCCGATCATTACGATCTGGGGGCCAACTCCTCCGAGCTGACCATCCCGGAAAATGGCGGACCGATTCTTACCGTCGTCGGCAGCGTGAACAAAAACTCACGCGCACAACTCAAGCTGCTGCTGGAACAAACGGACGTCACATCGATCCCGTTCCATTCTTTCAAAGCAGTGGGGGGAGCCGAAGATCGGACGGTGGAAATTGACCGCGTGTACGAGGAAGTCAAAGCGAAAGCGCTGGAAGGCAAAGACGTCGTGATCTACTCTACCGCAGAGCCGGTAGATATCGAATTGGCTCGCGCCACTGGAGAAGCAAATGGTCTCGACCACACGGAGGTCAGCAACGAAATCGTGCGGGCCATTGGCGAAGTGTGCGCCAAGCTGCTGGAAGAGGGCTGGTTCAAAGGGGTATCGATGACCGGCGGAGATACGGCTAAGCAGATTTGCATCAAATGGAACATTAGCGGATTCGAATTGTTGGACGAGCTCGAAATCGGCGTGCCGATCTCCAAATTCATCGGCATCGACAACCTGCATGTGATCACCAAAGCAGGTGGATTCGGCAAACCGGACGTGTTCATTCATGCCATTCAAAAATTAAAAGGAGGCGTTCCAGCATGA
- a CDS encoding aldo/keto reductase, with amino-acid sequence MYHRIPEHTLNDGLKVPAIGLGTYSLKGEAGVKSIAGAIDAGYRLIDTAYNYENEGTVGKAIRQSSVSREELIICSKLPGRYHSYDKAIVAVEESLYRAGLDYYDLYLIHWPNPKQDLYVEAWQALIEAKNRGYIRSIGVSNFLPEHNDRLVKETGVAPSLNQIELHPFFNQGDQRQKDAEYGIIAESWSPLGRGNDIVQDIVNDEKILQIAETYGKTGTQVILRWHTQLGAIPIPKASSLQHQKENIDIFDFELTAEEMGVISSFSREDGRLWGQDPSEYEEF; translated from the coding sequence ATGTACCATCGCATTCCGGAGCATACGTTGAATGATGGCTTAAAGGTGCCCGCAATCGGGCTTGGTACCTACAGCCTGAAAGGGGAAGCCGGCGTCAAATCAATCGCGGGCGCAATAGATGCGGGTTATCGCCTGATCGATACGGCGTATAACTACGAGAATGAGGGAACGGTCGGCAAGGCCATCCGGCAGAGTTCCGTATCCAGGGAAGAGCTCATCATTTGCTCCAAGCTGCCAGGACGTTACCATAGCTATGATAAAGCCATCGTGGCTGTAGAAGAATCGTTGTATCGGGCAGGGCTCGATTACTACGATCTGTATTTGATCCACTGGCCGAACCCCAAACAGGATCTGTACGTGGAGGCGTGGCAGGCTCTGATCGAGGCTAAAAACCGTGGTTATATCCGTTCGATCGGGGTTAGCAACTTCCTGCCTGAGCATAATGATCGTCTGGTGAAGGAAACCGGCGTAGCACCGAGCTTGAACCAAATCGAGCTCCATCCGTTCTTTAACCAGGGCGATCAGCGGCAAAAGGATGCCGAGTACGGCATCATTGCGGAATCCTGGAGCCCGCTCGGACGCGGCAACGATATCGTGCAGGACATCGTGAACGATGAAAAGATCCTCCAGATTGCAGAAACGTATGGCAAAACGGGGACGCAGGTCATTTTGCGCTGGCATACCCAGCTCGGTGCCATTCCGATTCCGAAAGCAAGTTCTCTCCAGCATCAGAAAGAGAACATCGATATTTTCGATTTTGAGCTGACCGCGGAAGAGATGGGAGTCATCTCTTCGTTCAGCCGTGAGGACGGACGGTTGTGGGGACAAGATCCGAGCGAATACGAAGAGTTTTAA
- a CDS encoding PrpR N-terminal domain-containing protein — translation MRTRVHIVAPYEAMIPIIQDCIPQFPQLAVKLNVGDLAKGVEHAVEAEKNGAQIIISRGGTAKLIKHAVSIPVIDVQLSGYDMIRSLTLASQFNGLTAIVGFSNITSGAQAIIDLMDLPLKVYTINSSEEVAPLLLELKASGYRQIVGDVITVNTAKTYGLEGFLIQSGKESIMRALEDAQLVYRYLSQNQTASVILNNLATQEHPNLLILNDHNKVIFESLADFERNPLTENQIHIINTNLEFHQSKVQNVFMVDDYQLTVTAHETTLDNQNYKIYYMEKGNPYSFAQFGIKSYTEASIEPIVAESPAMQAVLKNTKALHEKHEAIHLLGEPDSGKSFLIKHLHQMYSDGGLLLQIDMSQLPPGHLHNIPLAKVRNVEINHVEHRIQDQELLSFVETCLDMKIGVFILSEQALDDHWPLHMKLNTIIMPSLADRQEDLPALIQQFLSRYHQQYGTNAVKIKEDALRFIREQSAQMTVSELKHLVKQAALNERDFVISTETLSRLLRQRPVSNTIRLDGTLKEIEKEIIEYVLREENNNQSKAAERLGINRATLWRKLKE, via the coding sequence ATGCGTACACGAGTTCACATTGTCGCTCCTTACGAAGCGATGATTCCTATCATACAAGATTGCATTCCCCAATTCCCCCAATTGGCCGTCAAGCTGAACGTGGGCGACTTGGCCAAAGGCGTGGAACACGCCGTCGAAGCGGAAAAAAACGGAGCGCAGATCATCATCAGCCGCGGAGGAACGGCCAAATTGATCAAACATGCCGTGTCCATCCCCGTCATTGACGTGCAGCTGTCGGGATACGACATGATTCGTTCCTTGACATTGGCCAGCCAATTCAACGGCCTTACCGCCATTGTCGGTTTTTCCAACATCACGTCCGGCGCGCAGGCAATCATTGATCTGATGGACCTGCCTTTGAAAGTGTATACGATCAACAGCTCCGAGGAAGTGGCTCCGCTGCTGCTGGAGCTGAAGGCATCCGGTTACCGACAGATTGTCGGCGACGTCATCACCGTCAATACGGCAAAGACCTATGGATTGGAAGGTTTCCTGATCCAGTCCGGCAAAGAATCGATTATGCGGGCGTTGGAAGACGCACAGCTCGTATACCGTTATCTGAGCCAAAATCAAACGGCTTCCGTGATCCTGAACAATTTGGCAACACAGGAACATCCGAACCTGCTCATTTTGAACGATCATAATAAGGTGATCTTCGAGAGTCTTGCCGACTTTGAGCGCAATCCGCTCACCGAAAACCAGATTCATATCATTAACACCAACCTGGAGTTCCACCAATCGAAAGTACAAAACGTTTTTATGGTGGACGACTACCAACTGACAGTCACGGCGCATGAAACGACCCTGGATAACCAAAACTATAAGATATATTACATGGAAAAAGGAAATCCTTATTCATTTGCACAATTCGGTATCAAGTCATATACCGAGGCTTCGATCGAACCGATCGTGGCCGAATCGCCGGCCATGCAGGCCGTCCTGAAGAACACCAAGGCGCTCCATGAAAAGCATGAAGCGATACATCTGCTTGGCGAGCCGGATTCCGGCAAGTCATTCCTGATCAAACATCTCCATCAAATGTACTCGGACGGCGGATTGCTCCTGCAGATAGACATGTCGCAGCTTCCTCCCGGCCATTTGCACAATATTCCGCTAGCGAAAGTGCGCAACGTTGAAATTAACCATGTGGAACACCGAATTCAGGATCAGGAATTGCTCTCTTTTGTCGAGACCTGCCTGGACATGAAAATCGGCGTGTTTATTCTGAGCGAGCAAGCGCTGGACGATCACTGGCCCCTCCATATGAAACTGAATACGATTATCATGCCAAGCCTGGCCGACAGGCAGGAGGACTTGCCGGCTCTAATCCAGCAGTTCTTGAGCCGTTATCATCAGCAATATGGAACGAATGCCGTAAAAATCAAAGAAGACGCGCTGCGCTTCATTCGGGAACAATCGGCACAAATGACGGTGAGCGAATTGAAACATCTCGTCAAACAGGCGGCGCTGAACGAACGGGATTTCGTCATTTCGACCGAAACATTATCCCGGCTGCTTCGTCAACGTCCGGTCTCGAATACGATCCGATTGGATGGCACGCTGAAAGAAATCGAAAAAGAAATCATCGAATATGTGCTGCGCGAGGAAAACAACAATCAATCCAAAGCAGCCGAACGCTTGGGTATCAACCGAGCCACCTTATGGCGAAAACTTAAAGAGTGA
- the pdxA gene encoding 4-hydroxythreonine-4-phosphate dehydrogenase PdxA translates to MKPIIGITMGDAAGIGPEIIMKALGHQEIYDNCKPLVIGDAKILARVLPIIGSNLNIHAIQDPADAKYEFGTVDVIDLDLVPADLEYGKESGIAGDAAFQFLAKAVDLAKKQQINSICTAPLNKAALHKGGHLYPGHTEILADLTDTKDFSMMLTTPNLRVIHLTTHMGLIEAIQSINPERTYTVVKLAHDTLKKAGFDNPRVAVCGINPHAGENGLFGNGEEEEKLQPGIERAQQEGINVVGPLPADTLFFRAGRGDFDIVVACYHDQGHAPIKVMGIEEGVNITVGLKGGIIRTSVDHGTAFDIAGKNIADDKSMLAAIRSAIELAPKTQA, encoded by the coding sequence ATGAAACCGATTATTGGAATAACTATGGGCGATGCCGCCGGCATCGGACCCGAGATCATTATGAAAGCACTGGGCCATCAGGAGATTTACGACAATTGCAAACCGCTTGTTATCGGTGACGCCAAAATTTTGGCACGCGTGCTGCCTATTATCGGCTCGAACCTGAATATCCATGCGATTCAAGACCCGGCTGACGCCAAATACGAATTCGGCACCGTGGACGTTATCGACCTCGACCTCGTTCCTGCCGATCTCGAGTACGGAAAAGAATCTGGCATTGCCGGAGATGCCGCCTTCCAGTTCCTGGCCAAAGCCGTTGACCTGGCCAAAAAACAGCAGATTAACTCCATTTGCACAGCGCCATTAAACAAAGCCGCTCTGCACAAAGGCGGCCATCTCTACCCAGGGCACACTGAAATTTTGGCCGACCTGACGGATACCAAAGATTTCTCCATGATGCTGACGACGCCTAATCTGCGCGTCATTCACCTGACCACCCACATGGGACTGATTGAAGCGATCCAAAGTATCAATCCGGAAAGAACATACACTGTCGTCAAACTGGCTCACGATACACTGAAAAAAGCCGGCTTCGACAACCCCCGCGTTGCGGTATGCGGCATTAATCCGCATGCGGGCGAAAACGGCCTGTTCGGCAACGGCGAAGAAGAAGAGAAGCTGCAGCCAGGCATCGAGCGCGCGCAGCAAGAAGGCATCAACGTCGTTGGACCTCTGCCTGCCGATACGCTCTTTTTCCGTGCGGGCCGCGGCGATTTCGACATCGTCGTTGCCTGCTACCATGACCAGGGGCACGCCCCGATCAAAGTCATGGGCATCGAGGAAGGCGTGAACATCACGGTTGGCCTCAAAGGCGGCATCATCCGCACATCGGTTGACCACGGCACGGCTTTCGACATCGCCGGTAAAAATATTGCTGACGACAAAAGCATGCTGGCCGCCATCCGTTCGGCGATTGAGCTGGCACCGAAAACGCAGGCTTAA
- a CDS encoding 2-keto-3-deoxygluconate permease — MKIKATLDRIPGGMMVVPLLIGACINTFAPNALRIGGFTEALFVNSSSTLIALFLLIAGTQITFKTAGSSVGKGLTLLAFKWGIGAIIGLIAIFFADSNGLFLGLAPLAIIAAMTNSNGGLYIALAGQYGKEDDKAAYPFLALSDGPFLTMVALSIFGAMGFANGMFSPMSFVAVLLPLIVGVILGNLDRNLAEWLHKGSDKLVPFFAFSLGMGINFSAIIQGGLSGILLGVLTVLLTGGIGFLLFKAIGWNPIVGASEGSTAGNAVGTPAAIVAANASFAPIAEIATVQIAASVVTTAILLPIFIGFLSKRLEKSGGVAKYNQPKTTS, encoded by the coding sequence ATGAAAATCAAAGCGACATTAGATCGTATCCCTGGCGGCATGATGGTTGTTCCCTTGCTCATCGGCGCATGCATCAATACGTTTGCTCCAAACGCACTCCGCATCGGCGGATTCACCGAAGCGCTGTTCGTGAATAGTTCAAGCACGCTGATCGCATTGTTCCTGTTGATCGCCGGAACGCAAATCACGTTCAAAACGGCAGGTTCTTCTGTAGGTAAAGGTCTCACGCTGCTTGCGTTCAAGTGGGGGATTGGTGCGATAATAGGTTTGATCGCCATTTTCTTCGCTGATTCGAACGGATTGTTTCTTGGCCTTGCGCCACTTGCCATCATTGCTGCAATGACGAACTCCAACGGCGGTCTGTACATTGCCTTGGCCGGCCAGTACGGCAAGGAAGACGACAAAGCCGCTTATCCTTTTCTTGCATTGAGCGACGGCCCGTTCCTGACGATGGTTGCACTCTCCATCTTCGGTGCCATGGGCTTTGCCAACGGCATGTTCTCCCCGATGTCTTTCGTGGCGGTACTTTTGCCGTTGATCGTAGGTGTCATTCTTGGTAACCTGGACCGCAATCTGGCGGAATGGCTGCATAAAGGCAGCGACAAGCTGGTTCCGTTCTTTGCCTTTTCGCTCGGTATGGGCATCAACTTCTCGGCCATCATTCAAGGCGGACTGAGCGGTATTCTGCTTGGCGTGCTGACCGTATTGCTTACGGGCGGGATTGGATTTCTGCTCTTCAAAGCGATTGGATGGAACCCGATCGTTGGGGCTTCGGAAGGTTCCACTGCCGGTAACGCAGTAGGTACGCCTGCCGCGATCGTAGCTGCAAACGCATCCTTTGCTCCAATCGCCGAAATCGCTACTGTACAGATTGCCGCAAGCGTAGTGACCACGGCCATCCTGCTGCCGATCTTCATCGGTTTCCTGTCCAAACGGCTGGAGAAATCAGGCGGCGTGGCGAAATACAATCAACCGAAAACGACTTCATAA
- a CDS encoding RICIN domain-containing protein codes for MQHIHKRWNKLGSMLLVFVLLAVTLGSGNALGAASSSTTSNTTRVSVHDPSIYYDSATNKYYIYGSHLAQASSTDLRNWSYEGTQGYANSTLYAPSTFEGYYYLKNKNSGLYLDVADGSAADGTSLRQWSYNGSDAQKFRIMHYGNGDYYLLTANSAYKSAIDVNGGSATDGAPIEQWAYWGGAMQLFRIQQNADGTVAFLTKASGYTGALDVAGGSTTAGASIQQWNYWGGDMQKWELVKAGGTGNASRSAGAALTSALAVSYAWAGYNDQDSSGGHAVWAPASPIYNPSYTWADGSKGAYMLYYSTSSTYIRSAIGFGVSKSVKGPYEYIDTIIYSGFTSGSNPITTTSSLGSKTVNTWYQNTNIPELIDKGTLSGTRSGWFLGNGGYNNTLFPNAIDPTLTYDSSGKLWMSYGSWSGGIYILQINPDTGQPIYPGSDSGNTDRYFGKRIAGGYGKTGEAPYIIYDKDAGYYYLYVTYGGLANEGGYHIRVYRSTTIDGTYTDAAGNQAVYASASVDQSTRGVKLFGNYALAGIPLGYKSGGHNSAFVDTDGARYLIYHTRFNNGTEYHEVRAHQQFLNADKWPVTAVYEFLGSSISSTGYSASDMTGTYQFVNMGLDASISGVGMLPTRSVTLNANGTITGDVTGTWSNTAGTYYCTMVINGVTYKGVFFKQKNELSGHNEVMTFSLIGSNNQSIFGSK; via the coding sequence ATGCAGCATATTCATAAACGATGGAACAAGCTGGGTTCGATGTTGTTGGTTTTCGTGCTGTTGGCCGTTACTTTGGGAAGCGGGAACGCGTTGGGCGCCGCAAGCTCGTCGACCACTTCGAACACAACCCGGGTTTCCGTGCACGACCCGTCGATCTATTACGATTCGGCTACGAACAAATACTATATTTACGGTTCGCATCTGGCTCAGGCCAGCAGCACGGATCTTAGGAACTGGTCGTATGAAGGAACGCAGGGATACGCCAACAGCACCCTGTACGCACCGTCCACGTTTGAAGGATATTACTACCTCAAAAATAAAAACAGCGGCTTGTACCTGGACGTGGCCGACGGCTCGGCCGCGGACGGAACAAGCCTTCGTCAATGGTCTTATAACGGTTCCGATGCGCAGAAATTCAGAATCATGCATTACGGGAACGGGGACTACTACCTGCTTACGGCCAATTCGGCCTACAAAAGCGCTATTGACGTCAATGGCGGATCGGCTACGGATGGTGCTCCGATTGAGCAGTGGGCATATTGGGGCGGTGCGATGCAGCTGTTCCGGATTCAGCAAAATGCGGACGGCACGGTCGCATTCCTGACCAAGGCATCCGGGTATACCGGGGCGTTGGATGTGGCTGGCGGCAGCACGACTGCCGGAGCAAGCATACAGCAATGGAACTACTGGGGAGGAGATATGCAGAAATGGGAGCTGGTCAAAGCAGGCGGCACCGGCAATGCGTCCCGCAGCGCCGGGGCGGCGCTGACGTCCGCTCTGGCGGTATCGTATGCTTGGGCCGGATATAACGATCAGGACAGCTCCGGCGGCCATGCGGTATGGGCACCGGCTTCGCCGATCTACAATCCTTCCTATACGTGGGCAGACGGTTCCAAGGGCGCCTACATGTTGTATTACTCCACGTCTTCGACCTATATTCGCTCAGCCATCGGTTTTGGCGTATCCAAGTCCGTAAAGGGGCCATACGAGTACATTGATACCATCATTTACTCGGGCTTCACCAGCGGAAGCAATCCAATAACCACCACGTCATCCCTCGGCTCCAAAACGGTAAACACGTGGTACCAGAATACCAACATTCCCGAGCTGATCGACAAAGGCACGCTTTCCGGCACGCGGAGCGGCTGGTTCCTGGGCAATGGCGGTTACAACAACACGCTATTCCCGAATGCCATCGATCCTACATTGACTTACGATAGTTCCGGAAAACTGTGGATGAGTTACGGCTCTTGGTCAGGGGGAATTTACATTCTTCAGATCAATCCCGATACAGGGCAGCCGATTTATCCGGGATCGGATAGCGGCAATACGGACCGTTATTTCGGGAAACGCATTGCGGGCGGTTACGGCAAAACCGGAGAAGCGCCGTACATCATTTATGACAAGGATGCAGGCTACTACTACCTTTACGTGACGTACGGCGGTTTGGCCAATGAAGGCGGGTATCATATTCGCGTGTATCGTTCCACAACGATCGACGGAACATATACCGATGCTGCCGGCAATCAGGCAGTCTATGCATCCGCTTCCGTCGATCAGTCGACCCGGGGAGTGAAGCTCTTCGGCAACTATGCGTTGGCCGGCATACCGCTCGGGTACAAATCGGGCGGGCATAATTCTGCCTTCGTCGATACGGACGGTGCGAGGTACTTGATTTACCATACCCGCTTCAATAATGGGACCGAGTACCATGAGGTTCGGGCGCATCAGCAATTTTTGAACGCCGACAAATGGCCGGTGACGGCCGTATACGAATTTTTGGGCAGCAGCATCTCTTCCACCGGATATAGCGCGAGCGACATGACGGGAACGTACCAATTCGTCAATATGGGGCTGGATGCTTCCATTAGCGGCGTGGGCATGCTTCCGACCCGAAGCGTGACGCTGAACGCCAACGGGACGATTACCGGCGACGTGACAGGCACATGGTCGAACACCGCCGGTACGTATTACTGCACCATGGTCATTAACGGGGTGACGTACAAAGGCGTATTCTTCAAACAAAAAAATGAGCTGTCCGGCCATAACGAAGTGATGACATTCTCACTGATCGGTTCCAACAACCAATCCATCTTTGGTTCCAAATAG